In one Umezawaea sp. Da 62-37 genomic region, the following are encoded:
- a CDS encoding inorganic phosphate transporter gives MDASLLVIIVVITALAFDFTNGFHDTANAMATSIATGALRPRTAVFLSAVLNLVGAFLSVEVAKTISGGIVDDTRITPAIVFGGLIGAIVWNLVTWYVGLPSSSSHALFGGLIGATWVSSGADAVHFTKVVDKVLVPAIVAPLVAGVIALLATFLTYRLTRTTRTSVADKGFKVGQVASAALMSLAHGTNDAQKTMGIITLTLITAGTLPAGAGPPVWVILSAGVAIALGTYLGGWRITQTLGKGLTTIEAPQGFAAQTSAATVIMASSHLGFALSTTHVASGGIMGSGLGRQRDGVRWNVAGRMALAWLFTLPAAGVVGALAGLLAGQGTYGVVLVAVLGIGVAVAVWLLSRREPVRPEHVVDEIAAQAETHKLDVAA, from the coding sequence GTGGATGCCTCACTCCTAGTCATCATCGTGGTCATCACGGCGCTGGCTTTCGACTTCACCAATGGCTTCCACGACACCGCGAACGCGATGGCCACGTCCATCGCGACCGGTGCGCTCCGCCCGAGAACGGCCGTCTTCCTGTCGGCGGTGCTCAACCTGGTCGGGGCGTTCCTCTCGGTCGAGGTGGCCAAGACCATTTCCGGCGGCATCGTCGACGACACCAGGATCACCCCCGCGATCGTGTTCGGCGGCCTCATCGGCGCCATCGTGTGGAACCTCGTGACCTGGTACGTCGGTCTGCCGTCGAGTTCGTCGCACGCCCTGTTCGGCGGCCTGATCGGCGCCACCTGGGTGTCGTCGGGCGCGGACGCCGTGCACTTCACGAAGGTCGTGGACAAGGTGCTGGTGCCCGCGATCGTCGCCCCGCTGGTCGCGGGGGTGATCGCGCTGCTGGCGACGTTCCTGACCTACCGCCTGACCAGGACCACCCGCACGTCGGTGGCCGACAAGGGCTTCAAGGTGGGCCAGGTCGCCTCGGCGGCGCTGATGTCGCTCGCGCACGGGACGAACGACGCCCAGAAGACGATGGGCATCATCACGCTGACCCTGATCACCGCCGGAACGCTCCCGGCGGGCGCGGGTCCGCCGGTGTGGGTGATCCTGAGCGCGGGTGTGGCGATCGCGCTCGGCACCTACCTGGGCGGGTGGCGGATCACGCAGACCCTGGGCAAGGGGCTGACCACGATCGAGGCGCCGCAGGGCTTCGCGGCCCAGACCAGCGCGGCGACCGTGATCATGGCGTCGTCGCACCTCGGGTTCGCGCTGTCGACCACACACGTCGCCTCCGGCGGCATCATGGGTTCCGGTCTCGGCCGCCAGCGCGACGGTGTGCGCTGGAACGTCGCGGGCCGGATGGCGTTGGCGTGGCTGTTCACGCTGCCCGCCGCCGGTGTCGTCGGCGCGCTGGCCGGTCTGCTCGCGGGCCAGGGGACCTACGGCGTCGTGCTGGTGGCCGTGCTCGGCATCGGGGTCGCGGTGGCCGTCTGGCTGCTGTCGCGTCGTGAGCCGGTCCGCCCGGAGCACGTGGTGGACGAGATCGCGGCCCAGGCCGAGACGCACAAGCTGGACGTGGCGGCATGA
- a CDS encoding type 1 glutamine amidotransferase encodes MTAPRLLVLELDSADPLGTLDGWLTDAGAELDVVRAFEQPVPPTLDGYQGLICLGGNMGALDDLEFPWLADVRKLLSQSVAKRVPALAICLGSQLLAVATGGQARRGPKGPEVGVMLVAKRDVSSRDPLFAELPWTPDVFQFHEDEVHVLPPSAEHLAASPKYDNQAFRVGESAYGLQFHIETTPDVVLNWALNSPDAAATARPGTFDAERLAEAHADIAEVWQPFAERFVRLTRGELEPAGHVGFELPLV; translated from the coding sequence GTGACCGCACCTCGTTTGCTCGTGCTCGAACTCGACTCGGCCGACCCGCTCGGCACGCTGGACGGCTGGCTGACCGACGCGGGCGCCGAGCTCGACGTCGTCCGCGCCTTCGAGCAGCCCGTCCCGCCGACCCTCGACGGCTACCAGGGGCTGATCTGCCTCGGCGGGAACATGGGCGCGCTGGACGACCTGGAGTTCCCCTGGCTCGCCGACGTCCGCAAGCTGCTGTCCCAGTCGGTGGCCAAGCGGGTCCCCGCGCTCGCGATCTGCCTCGGCTCGCAGTTGCTGGCCGTCGCGACCGGCGGTCAGGCGCGGCGCGGTCCGAAGGGGCCCGAGGTCGGTGTGATGCTGGTCGCGAAGCGCGACGTGTCGAGCCGCGACCCGCTGTTCGCCGAGCTGCCGTGGACGCCGGACGTGTTCCAGTTCCACGAGGACGAGGTGCACGTGCTGCCGCCGAGCGCCGAGCACCTCGCGGCGTCGCCGAAGTACGACAACCAGGCGTTCCGGGTCGGTGAGAGCGCCTACGGGCTCCAGTTCCACATCGAGACGACACCCGACGTCGTCCTGAACTGGGCGTTGAACTCACCCGACGCGGCCGCGACCGCGCGGCCCGGCACGTTCGACGCGGAGCGCCTCGCCGAGGCGCACGCGGACATCGCCGAGGTGTGGCAGCCCTTCGCCGAACGCTTCGTGCGCCTGACCAGGGGTGAGCTGGAGCCCGCCGGACACGTCGGCTTCGAGCTGCCGCTGGTGTGA